GTGAATGAGTTGATAAAATCATTTGTTGTAGGTTGCTATAAATTTGATGTATGAAGTTAGGATTTATATTCCATATACTTCCAATTATAACATATatttgaattacaaaaaaaaaaaaaaaaaaaaaaaaaaaattgaccccAAACCTGTTTGGATTTATCTTGCTCCAACCCATGATGTAGTGatttaaaaaatcattcatTTTAGTTAGATGACTAttttaatgagtcatgtgatttttttaaataatgcacGAAGTCTTATCAATCACCACGTAATGACTTGGAAAAGATAGatccaaacatgtttgaatgtttgaatccAAACTTGTTCTTTGAATGACCCGTGGTGGTAAtatggttttaatttttcaagtttGGGTTGTAGGAAAAGACATTAGGCCTGGTTTGAAGGAGACCTGAAGAAAAGAATAAGATGACATTAGGCAGCAACGACACTAAGAAGTGGGATATTTTAATGTACTGGGAACTTGGTGCATTttttgaattagaaaaaaatcaCGGCCTGACTAATGGTTCAGTTATGCTTCATTTTAGAATATTATACTCagtgttttgttgttgttgttgttaataaataattcaatagttacaataggGATGGAGCTAGCATTTTGAACCGTGGATGCcttagaaatataaaaaaaaaaaaaaaaagtcaattagttgagttacaaaacttCTAGCCAATTGTATTATTGAAgccaaaataaagtaaaaataaaaataaagtataagATTAGGTGAAGTTAGTTTATGTTAATGACatgctaaaaaaattacatagagttgacctattttatttatttgttgatagATACAAAAGAATTCAACTTGACGTTGGTTCTATAATGATTGCTATTTATTATCATTTATCAAGCCAatacaccaattaatttttggtgtagcCGAGGTTCGAACCTTAAATCTCTCATTtgacaagaaaattttttattagttgagttaactgaatCCCACATTTGGCCCAATTTATAAAGACCATCAATGGGAATAAGTATTACCTAATTGAGTcaagcattaaaataataagttgcaatTACCTCAAATGCTTGAgtgtttaaattattattattattattattattctttaaaaaatagtttagaTGCATGAGTTTAGATATACATTAAGGtgaaaataccattttggtTCCTAATTCATTTTGGTAGCAATCAATTTagtacattttatttttaacttacaaGAATTTGGTTCCTACTATCAAGTCACTAACAGAAATTGACTACAAATGAAAATAACATGAACTAAATTGATTGCTACCAAAATGAATAGATCAAATTGATAATAACTCCAAAATCTAAGGACTTTGCCAAAGTAAGCAGTATGACATTTAAGTTCCGTTCACTCCAGGGTCAAAGTTGTCTTGTGTGCTCAATAGGAGGAATTTGAACCacatttatatcaaaatttatCCCATCGTTTGAATGTCTTGGTTCGGGTATGTATGGAAGCCTAAAATTGGATGTGATGTACCAAATGATAAGAATGCCTCTGAGATTCAATCATAAACCACTTTGCCTCGGTTGGATTGTTTTTTATACGGATTTAGTTAGCTTGATTATTGATCCATTAGCCAAATTGAATCTTGGGGACCTTATCCTTCTATAACAGTGACTGTTGATGTCATCTGGAGATTTGAAAAATTAGTGTTGTTTGGCTAACATGGATTAAGTTTTTCATTTATTCCCTAATGGTTTGGTTGAACTGCTAAGAGACTTGTATCTCAACTAAGACCTCATAGTATTCTAACAAAGAGGTCTAGGTTCCAATCCCCCACCCCCATCATCCCCCACCCCCCTAAAAAAGAGAGGATAGTTTGGTTGAACTcaaagttttaaatttgaatcatCAAAAATACAAAGATAGTTCTTAGGATGTTATTGATTAGTATTAATGAGTATGAGCGTTCACATGTTGAGTCAAATTGGGTTGTGGGGGATGAAGGAACCCTCTATCAACATGAGGAGATGTCAAGATCTTCCCTTGATCTTAGAAGAGATATCAATAAACCTGAACAATTcactttactttttatttttattatttggtttTCACGTCTCATGTGATTTAAAAGGTGTTggatggaatggaatgaaatgcaTTAATCaagggaatagaatggaatgaaatgtattaagcaagggaaatgaatgagatgaaattttttttgacaagtgaaTCGCTCATTCATTAATATGTAATCGATCATGATGCAAAGCATCTACAGCTGGTGTGGGCTCATTTTCCATCCAATGTAGATCGTCCACTATATTCCTAGCAAATCTAGCTAAAGAATGAGCCACCATGTTTCCTTCCCTTTTTACACAACTAAAAGCAACAAATTGCCTACCTGAAATATAATGTCTAATGTCATCCACTATATGACCATACAAGGAATTATTTATTGTAGAACTTGCTATAGCTCTCATGATATTTGAATTATCTCCCTCAATCACCATATTTGAGAACTCGGCTTCCATAGAAAATTCCAAAGCTTTACGACATCCCAATGCTTTTGCTTCGTCGCTGTTGTGCACATATTCTCCCTTAGCCGACATACCGGCCATCACCTCACCTGCAGAATTTCTAATTATCGCACCAACACCAGAGCATTTTAAGTCCGAGAAGACTGCtgcatcaaaattcaatttatagGCATCCTGCGAAGGGGGCTGCCAATAGCTGCTACTTCTTGGTGCTGCATTGGACAACACCATATTTGCTTGAGCTTTCTTGTATTCTTCCAACAGTTTAGTTGCTTTATTGTTCAACTACCGCGGGTCCTTCATTTGTCCTCCATGCACAACCACCTTCCTCTCATTCCATATGAGCCAAGCTTGAACAAGGAAGAGCTCCATCTCTGTTGTAGTAACTTGTCCTCCAAAATTTCAAAGAGCTGCAAAAAATCAAATTGGTTAGTTTGAAGCTTCTGCAACACGTTGAGACTCCCTACCCAAACATCTTGGGTTGCTCCACATCCCTATATGGCATGAACAGCATCCTCGGGTTCACTCTTATAGCAGTGGCATAAATTTTCTGGAACAATTTTGTGCTTTGCTAAATTCACTCGTGTGGGAAGGATATCATGGCAAGCCCTccag
The sequence above is drawn from the Castanea sativa cultivar Marrone di Chiusa Pesio chromosome 5, ASM4071231v1 genome and encodes:
- the LOC142634562 gene encoding uncharacterized protein LOC142634562; translation: MVLSNAAPRSSSYWQPPSQDAYKLNFDAAVFSDLKCSGVGAIIRNSAGEVMAGMSAKGEYVHNSDEAKALGCRKALEFSMEAEFSNMVIEGDNSNIMRAIASSTINNSLYGHIVDDIRHYISGRQFVAFSCVKREGNMVAHSLARFARNIVDDLHWMENEPTPAVDALHHDRLHINE